A DNA window from Drosophila sechellia strain sech25 chromosome X, ASM438219v1, whole genome shotgun sequence contains the following coding sequences:
- the LOC6612348 gene encoding mucin-17 — MMRPRCLVSFLGLCLVISLGMRCDARAVNVSNTWTMPQEGLNVFYRFFRDRISWFEADAVCQFHHANLVTVDNSFQFDATRDLLRELDVNDIVWIGLMRPQNSDRFMWSNSRPLVADTGYWAESLPLMDAPLCAVIDPIRDYRWHALRCGGPETASFLCEMPVPSWADACILKDMPNLTMQYMADTASIELIRNCQEEGLLRHTCKGKEDRERAIRQLICPKERLEAQRINDITNSHFKSLQIINNIHTDNKENNDIDLLPNYGRRSGMAINIEVAPPVPPVSVPGFGELMQADAPGAVSLSGLYRIPDLVPKPVKKAAKKVITPDFAKKLQGNHQQQHNQQQQQQQQKSRKSLVHQHEEELMMGDQPALSEEQLPPGMGMGLGIRMPLNEDDSNSDASNEIFEHLPHKKKILPQDLLTMAPIPEAKSQAMTTTTTLKTTTLAAPATATTTTPTTTTTATAAPEVVTTPKAVDTTSSQAPATTTRPTTTVRTTTITTTTTTATTTPKTEETTTTTTKKPEPTTMVAPRTTKTSATEAAAAATSTTTAATSAATPTTTTSTGAAAATATTTSHATPTDKSNSNNMAHPIHPSQQQHHQQQILHEGATLQQQHATHVNESADNTRFIPPMLLVKSHYVPPAKHASEHATTTTTTRATTTSSTTTAAAATATTPAAAATSTKEEVQPSTVTSSKELTAATAAATAAATSAAAVADTVATSTVTATTGAAVEVTTSVKVAEDTAATSAATVIASEAPPAAAAAAATTKTTTTTATRAASANEIKSNATAAAATTTTAIPKPVREFRYPRVNQGSFKVDNNGMGSPEEEEEDEEGHLETEAATTRHNFLEETEAPFKPNRRRSLTKPETVSYFKKILG; from the exons GTGAACGTGAGCAACACCTGGACGATGCCGCAGGAGGGTCTGAACGTCTTCTATCGCTTCTTCCGCGATCGCATATCCTGGttcgaggccgatgccgtctGTCAATTTCATCACGCCAATCTGGTGACGG TCGACAACAGTTTTCAATTCGATGCAACGCGCGACCTGCTGAGGGAATTGGATGTGAACGACATCGTTTGGATTGGTCTCATGCGACCGCAGAACTCGGATCGTTTTATGTGGTC GAACTCGCGTCCCTTGGTGGCGGATACTGGTTACTGGGCCGAATCCCTACCCCTGATGGATGCTCCGCTCTGCGCCGTAATCGATCCCATTCGAGATTACCGCTGGCACGCCCTTCGCTGCGGTGGACCCGAAACGGCCTCCTTCCTCTGCGAAATGCCAG TTCCCAGCTGGGCGGATGCTTGCATACTGAAGGACATGCCCAATTTGACCATGCAGTACATGGCGGATACGGCCAGCATCGAGCTGATCCGCAATTGCCAGGAGGAGGGACTGCTGCGACACACCTGCAAGGGCAAGGAG GATCGTGAGCGTGCCATTCGACAGCTTATCTGTCCCAAGGAGCGTCTGGAGGCGCAGCGCATCAACGACATCACAAACTCGCACTTCAAGTCGCTGCAGATCATCAACAACATCCACACTGATAACAAGGAGAACAACGACATCGATCTGCTGCCCAACTATGGCCGCCGATCTGGAATGGCCATCAACATCGAGGTGGCGCCACCAGTGCCACCCGTTTCGGTTCCCGGATTCGGAGAGCTGATGCAGGCGGATGCTCCGGGCGCCGTATCGCTGTCCGGACTGTATCGCATACCGGATCTGGTGCCCAAGCCGGTGAAGAAGGCAGCCAAGAAAGTGATCACGCCGGACTTTGCCAAGAAGCTGCAGGGTaaccatcagcagcaacacaaccaacagcagcagcagcagcaacaaaagtcGCGCAAGTCGCTGGTGCACCAGCACGAGGAGGAGCTGATGATGGGCGACCAGCCGGCACTGAGTGAGGAGCAACTGCCTCCGGGCATGGGAATGGGACTAGGTATTCGAATGCCCCTCAACGAGGATGACAGCAATAGCGATGCCTCCAACGAGATATTCGAGCACTTGCCGCACAAGAAAAAGATCCTGCCGCAGGATCTGCTCACCATGGCGCCAATTCCTGAAGCCAAATCGCAAGCgatgacaacaacaactacactAAAGACAACCACTTTGGCGGCaccggcaacagcaacaaccactacaccaacaacaacgacaacggcGACGGCAGCACCTGAAGTGGTGACCACACCGAAAGCAGTGGACACCACAAGTTCACAGGCGCCGGCAACAACCACGCGGCCAACAACAACGGTTAGAACCACCACGATTACCACCACCACTACAACAGCGACAACTACGCCCAAAACGGAagagacaacaacaacaacgaccaAGAAACCAGAGCCAACAACCATGGTGGCACCACgaacaacaaaaacatcaGCAACCgaagcggcggcagcagcaactagcacaacaacagcagcaacttccGCTGccacaccaacaacaacaacgagcacaggagcagcagcagcgacagcgacaacaactagccatgccacgcccacggacaagagcaacagcaacaacatggcACATCCCATACATCcctcgcagcagcaacaccaccaaCAACAGATACTGCACGAAGGCGCCacgttgcagcagcaacatgcaacgCACGTCAACGAGTCCGCCGACAATACGCGCTTTATACCGCCAATGCTGCTGGTGAAGTCGCACTACGTGCCGCCGGCCAAACATGCCAGCGAGCATGcgaccacaacaacaacaacacgagCGACAACAACGTCCAGTacgacaacagcagcagcagcaacagcaactacacctgcagcagcagcaacatcgaccAAAGAGGAAGTGCAGCCATCAACAGTCACGTCATCGAAGGAActgacagcagcaacagcagcagcaacagcagcagcaacatcagctgCAGCAGTCGCTGACACTGTGGCAACATCAACCGTGACAGCGACAACAGGTGCAGCTGTGGAGGTGACAACAAGCGTGAAAGTAGCTGAAGACaccgcagcaacatcagcagcaacgGTAATTGCCAGTGAAGCGCcaccagcagccgcagcagcagcagcaacaacaaaaacaacaacaactactgCTACCAGAGCAGCCTCAGCTaatgaaatcaaatcgaatgccacagcagctgcagcaacaacaacaacagccattCCGAAGCCAGTCAGGGAGTTCAGATATCCGCGAGTGAATCAGGGATCCTTCAAGGTGGACAACAACGGCATGGGCAGccccgaggaggaggaggaggacgaggagggcCATTTGGAGACCGAGGCGGCCACAACGCGACACAACTTCCTGGAGGAGACCGAGGCGCCATTCAAGCCAAATCGACGACGCTCGCTAACCAAACCGGAAACGGTTAGCTATTTCAAGAAGATCTTGGGCTAA